In a genomic window of Melitaea cinxia chromosome 2, ilMelCinx1.1, whole genome shotgun sequence:
- the LOC123666533 gene encoding 227 kDa spindle- and centromere-associated protein-like gives MKSKSFELPKNTPEKALQNKTYDFIKFYSPESETNAKLAEKHKSEDGVSNENSPKTKLHFSKRERSPNKKKKFKNASMNISSLNVDGNQPQASGSENNFKATSTPNSKGKKDINENVKSIMKNSSVADSSLDISTVTVTKNKSKKRNKSVSFMLDDTEVVANKRSKSDLSIMVSKLLQSSKTKFNSNKQKKNKRKSQDEKENKADVTNFKVETITSDTVQKDSLKNKTKSDNEQSDNAMDVPDTKQENQKKIEKKKNKRQKKPKKVENASSTTDGSKETESEKETVEDKDKKIKKKKRHVKQVKESTDPEGQPASKASKKEIKPDVVAQDLENLSIGDNAHTLTNLLDEMSVVDKKKKKHKPKKNKQKATRDASPDASDNNATQEKEKVKWMKRKWNKDRKGAMNDDKLATSVVVENLPLKIMCNYRKLLTDHFAQFGVVKQIGIAEVYSIEQPEVFTTTISFDSEDSVNKALDEDNSQFEGNRIRIKRPLPPTQTTLVVRSYADLSEPAISSVFTSAGKIRNVRRLVKGKKSMGTAFIEFDGPEAVERAIKIAEDVKIGGKKIFVAKYEIRNKNKKLKTDKKHENDAGSDNDSSD, from the exons ATGAAATCGAAATCATTTGAATTACCTAAAAATACACCTGAGAAGgcgttacaaaataaaacatatgattttattaagttttattcacCTGAATCTGAAACGAATGCCAAATTAGCTGAAAAGCACAAGTCGGAAGACGGTGTCAGCAACGAAAACTCACCCAAGACAAAATTACACTTCTCCAAGCGAGAGCGCtctccaaataaaaaaaaaaaattcaaaaatgccAGTATGAATATTTCCAGTTTAAATGTGGATGGTAACCAACCGCAAGCTTCCGGaagtgaaaataattttaaagctaCTTCCACACCTAATAGTAAAGGCAAAAAAGATATTAACGAAAATGTTAAGTCTATAATGAAAAATTCATCTGTCGCAGATAGTTCTCTAGATATATCTACAGTGACTGTAACAAAAAACAAGTCAAAAAAGAGGAATAAGTCAGTAAGTTTTATGTTAGACGACACTGAAGTAGTTGCCAATAAGAGATCCAAGTCCGATCTATCCATAATGGTTAGTAAGTTACTACAAAgtagtaaaacaaaattcaattcTAATAAgcagaaaaaaaacaaaaggaaATCACAagacgaaaaagaaaataaagcagatgtaactaattttaaagttgAAACTATTACATCAGATACTGTTCAAAAAGATTCATTAAAGAATAAAACTAAGTCAGATAATGAACAATCGGATAACGCAATGGATGTCCCTGATACGAAACAGGAGAACCAAAAGAAAATAgagaaaaagaagaataaaagaCAGAAGAAACCAAAGAAGGTTGAAAATGCTTCATCTACCACTGATGGTAGCAAAGAAACTGAAAGTGAAAAAGAAACAGTTGAagacaaagataaaaaaattaagaagaaaaaacgaCATGTCAAACAAGTGAAAGAGAGCACAGATCCAGAAGGTCAACCAGCTTCCAaagcttcaaaaaaagaaataaaacctGATGTGGTTGCTCAGGATCTAGAAAACTTAAGTATTGGCGACAATGCTCATACATTGACAAACTTACTAGACGAAATGTCAGTggtagataaaaaaaagaagaagcaCAAACCAAAAAAGAATAAACAAAAAGCTACAAGAGATGCATCACCTGATGCAAGTGACAATAATGCCAcacaagaaaaagaaaaagtaaaatgGATGAAAAGAAAGTGGAACAAAGACAGGAAAGGTGCGATGAATGATGACAAGCTTGCCACATCAGTTGTAGTTGAAAACCTGCCATTGAAAATAATGTGCAACTATAGGAAGCTGCTTACAGATCATTTTGCTCAATTTGGAGTTGTTAAACAAATTGG AATCGCTGAAGTGTACTCCATTGAACAACCTGAAGTCTTtacaacaactattagttttgaTTCCGAGGACTCGGTGAATAAG GCGTTAGATGAAGATAACTCGCAATTTGAAGGGAATCGTATACGCATTAAGCGACCACTGCCCCCCACTCAGACTACACTGGTGGTGAGATCTTATGCGGATTTGTCTGAACCAGCTATCAGCTCGGTGTTCACCAGTGCTGGTAAAATAAGAAATGTACGACGATTGGTTAAAGGAAAAAAATCTATGG gtACAGCTTTTATAGAATTTGATGGACCAGAAGCAGTGGAACGGGCTATTAAAATTGCAGAAGACGTTAAAATTGGCGGGAAAAAGATTTTCGTAGCAAAATATGAAATAcgcaacaaaaataaaaagttaaaaacagaTAAGAAACATGAAAATGACGCTGGCAGTGATAATGATTCTAGTGATTGA